The Halovivax ruber XH-70 genome includes the window AGCACCGTCGACGGAGTCCTGGTTAGCAAGCCATCAGCTGGGTAACTAAGCGTCGATGATACTGCCGAGCAGTTAGTCCTCCAGTTCCTCGTCGAGCGCCCGGTCGACGATCGATTCGACGAAGTCCGACTTGCCCCGGGTGTAACTCGCCCGATCGTCCGGATATCGTGCGGCGAGCTCGCGCTTCAGCTCCGCGTATCGACTCGCGACGCTGGGAGTGGCTCGCAGGTAATCCCTGAACGCGACCTGTTCACGATGGGTCGCGCTGCCAGGCGTCGTCAACGAGAGGTAGTGCGTTCGCTCGGTTTCCGGCCCCTTCGCGAGAAAGACCCGGTCCTCGACGTCGTCGTTCGGTCGGTGTTCGTAGCCGTGGTCTTCGAGCACGGAGACGAGTTCGCGGGCCGTCTCGAGTGAGTCGACGAGACCCAGGAGGTCGATAATGGGTTTGGCGGGGAGGCCCTCGACGGCGGTCGAGCCGACGTGTTCGATTTCGCGAAGTCGATCTCCCGCGATGTCTTGCAGCCGGTTGGCCTCGGCCTCGAACGTTCCCCGCCAGCATTCGCGATGTGTAACGAGTTCGACCGTGCCGCGTTCGAGCCCGACCATATGGCGGATTCGTCCTGGCTCAATACCGGTGTTTTCATCGCGGTCGGTTTCGCGGCCCGGTCGTCGCCGAACCACGGTGGCGCTCGACCGCCACGTGATTAGGGATAGGGGGGAGATATCTAACTAAACCCGCCGATCGTCAGCTGCTGGTTACCCCATCTCCATCCAGTGGGGCGTGCCATTCCGGTCGGCCGACGGTCGACCGCGTTCGGTTAGCCCGAGTCCAGCACCGAAAGCACCTCTGGCGCCTCGTAGACCTTGTTGCGCTCCTGGCCGGTCGTTTCAACGACGATACCCTCCGCTTCGAGCGCCTCGATGGCGTCGTAGACGGAGGGTTTCGAGCGGCCGGTCGCCTCGACGGCGCGGGGACCGGTGAGGTAGGGCTGTTCGAAGACGTAGTCGACGAGTTCGCGCGCGGTGGGGAAACTCGGGAATTTCGCGCGGTAGTCCTCGCGGAGGTCGGTCAGGGCGACACCGCAGTCGTAGGCGTCGATGGCCTGTTCGGCGATGGCGTCCAGCACGAAGACGGCCCATTCCTCGTAGGCGCCGTCGGTACTGACTTGCAGCAGCTTCTCGCGGTAGGCGATCCCGTGACGTTTGAAGTAGGCGCTGAGATAGAGGTACGGCCCCGGAAGGAGGCCGGCCTCGTAGAGTTGAAGCATGATGAGCAGGCGGCCGAGGCGGCCGTTGCCGTCGCGGAAGGGATGGATGGCCTCGAACTGGTAGTGGACGAGTGCGGTGTCGATCAGCGGCGGGTACTCTCCGCGCCGCAGGTACGAGAGACACTGTTCTAAGAGGAGGTCGACGTAGTCCGGACTCGCCGGGACGAACGACGCGCCGTCGGGGCCGTCGTCCGGCGCCCCGATGTAGACGGGGACGTCGCGAAGCTCTCCCGGCCGGTCCTCCTCGCCGCGGACGCCGCCCAGGAGTTTTTCGTGGAGGGTTCGGATCAGTTCGACGTCGATCGACGCACCTTCATCGAGTCGTTCGAATCCGTGGGTGACGGCGTCGACGTAGTTGTACGCCTCGCGGACGTCCGCGAGCTCCGCGGCGGCGCGTTTCGGCGATGCGCCGACCTCGTGGGCGTAGATGTCCGAAATCGTGACGTTCGTCCCCTCGACCTGCGAACTCATCGCGGCCTCACGGTGGACGAACGGTGCGATCAGGAGCGTCGGATTTTCGAGGTGGCGTTCGAGCGTCGCCAGCCGACCCAGGGCGTACTGGGCGTCGCCGTAGACCGCGAGCAGGTCCTCCGTGAGGGTGAGATCCGGCGGTAAACTGGCCGGGCGATGGCACGGAAGCCCGTCGTAGTCGTCGATTCGGCCGGGCCCGTCCGCGAAATCGGCTGGGTCCATCTTACTACCAGTGGTGACGCACCCGACTTAAGTTATTCGGAGAGGCAAATCCCTAACTACTGTGCGTGTTTGCGACCGCTCCGTTAGCCCTCGTTCGAACCCTGGGTATCGGCTGTGAGGCCGGCAGCGTCGATCAGTGCGTCGACATCTCGGAGAGCACGTTGACGCAGTAGACGCCAGCGATGATGAGGAGCAAGCCGACGATCCCGGCCGCATCTATCGAGTCGTCGAACGCGACGAACCCGATCGCCGCCACCCCGACGATCCCGAGCGCCGCCCACGTCGCGTAGACGACGCCGATCGGCAATTCATCCAGCGTCAGCGACAGCAGGTAAAACGCCAGCCCGTATCCGACGACGACGCCGACGCTCGGAACGGGCCGCGAGAACCCCTCCGAGAGCTTGAGCGCGGTCGTTCCGACGAGTTCGGAGAGGATCGCCGCGGTGAGCAGTGCGTACGGATTCATGTCGATCCCTTTCACCGGTCCCGATATGTACGCGGTGAAATCCGCCACCACTTGCGCCACGTTGTCCGCTTGGGGACCGATCGATCCAGCAACGCTTATTCCGTTCGCTGTGACGGAGCCGCTATGAGCGGGTTGAGCGAACTCGGGCTTTCGAGCTACGAGGAGCGGGTGTACCGCGCGTTGTTGGCGCTGGGATCGGCGCCGGCGAGGACTACTGCGGAGCGAGCGGACGTCCCGACCGGCCGAATCTACGACGTGTTGGGCAGCCTGGCCGCCCGCGACCTCGTCGCGAGCCGGACCGACCGGGAGCCGACTCGGTACGTGCCCGTCGACCCGGACGAGGCCGTCGACCGACTCCTGGCGGCCCGCCGTCGCGATCTCGACCGCCGTGAGGCGGAGTACCGCGAAACCGCCGCGGCCGTTCGCTCGGAACTCGCGCCGGTGCCGCCGATCGAAACCAGGTTCTGGCCGACCGACCTCGGAAGCGAGGCTGCCGTGACGCTCTGGGAGGAGCAAGCCCGAACGGCGACGGACTGCCTGCGCCTCGTCGTCGGCGCACCGTACGACACGGCCGAGTGGGCAGACTACGCCCCCGAAGTTGCGCCCGCGGCGCGGATCGACGGCGACGTCACCGTTCGACTCCTGCTGGCCGAGTCCGTCCGGTCGACGATGCCGGACCACGCACTCGCCGACCTCCACGACGAATCGATGGCACTTTCGATCCGGGTCGGGCCCGACATTCCGGTCACCTACGACGTGGTCGACGAGGAAGAGGTGAGCGTCGACATTCCAGACCCGTTCGATCCGAGGGATCGACTCGGCGTCGTCATCTCTCGCGAGGAGTCGTTCGTTCGCGAACTGGCCGAGCGATTCGATCGCGCTTGGGAGGCTGCAACCCCGGTACCGGGGTCCCAGAATTGACGCGATCAGTCGACTGTACGGCGTACTGCGGCGCGACACTGGGCTGCACCGCATTGTGAATCTGTTCTCATTTCGCCGTTCTACTTTTGATAATTGGCATAACTGTGTTCTATGGTTACAGGGATTGGGGGTAACCATCCAGTACGCTTATTCTTCAACCATGCCGAGTGTAACCGTGACGTGAATTACCATGTCAAATGATAGAGTATCACGACGAACGGTCCTTCGGGGCGTCGGCGCAGGGGCAGCGACAACAGCACTGGCAGGAAAGGCGACTGCGAGCAGTCACGACGAGTACGTCGTCGGACTCGCGCGCGGTACCGGGCCTGGGGTGGCAAAAGAGGCGGCGGCGTCGGTCCGGCGCGAGTTCGACTTCGGCGGCGTCGGAACGGCTGTCTCCGGCACGTTCTCCGAGCAAGCGAGGAAGGCGCTCGAGAATAACCCGAACGTGCGATACGTCGAGGCGAACGACCAGATGCAAGCGCTGGCCCAGGAGACGCCATGGGGGATCGATCGCGTCGACGCGGACGTCCTCCACGATAACGGCGAGACCGGTGACGGTGCGGACATCGCCATCCTCGACACGGGCATCGACTCGGATCACGCCGACCTGCAGGCGAACGTTGCGGGCGGGAAGTGCTTCGCCGACGAGTGTTGCGGCCAGGCCAGCGGCGGGATCGGCGGCTGTGACGACAACTCGAACGGGTGCTCCGAACCGTGGGATGACGACAACGATCACGGGACCCACTGCGCCGGATCGGCCGACGCCGTGGACAACGCGGAGGGCGTCGTCGGCGTCTCGACCGAAGCGAATCTCTGGGCCGGCAAGGTTCTGAACGGCTGCGGCTCGGGGTCGTACGACAACATCGCGGCCGGCATCGAGTGGGCAGCCGACCAGGGCTTCGACGTCGCCTCGTTGAGTCTCGGCGGCGAGGCCTCCCAGGTCGTCAAGGACGCCTGCCAGTACGCGTACGACAACGGCGTGTTGCTGGTCGCCGCGGCGGGCAACGATGGCGAGTGCACGGACTGCGTCGGCTACCCCGCCGCGTACGAGGAGTGTATCGCCGTCTCCGCGACCAGCGAGGACGACTCGCTGGCGAGCTTCTCCTCGACGGGTCCCGAAGTCGAGATCGCCGCGCCGGGCGAGGGCGTCCTCTCGACGGTGCCGACGGAGTCCTCGTCGAACGGGTTGGACACCTTTTCCGGAACGTCGATGGCGACACCGCACGTGGCCGGCGCGGGCGGTCAGTTGATGGCCAGCGGGTACACGAACACCGAGGCCCGCCAGCAACTGCGCGATACGGCCGAGGACATCGGCCTGGCCGACAACGAGCAGGGATACGGGCTGCTCGACGCCGAAGCGGCCGTGCTTGGCGGGGACGGTGGTGGCGGCAACGGTGCCCCCACCGTCGACAGTCTCTCGGCATCAGAGGTCGAGACCGACGACGGCGACGCCGAGTTCGACGTCGACTGGTCGGTCTCGGACGCCGACGGCAACCTCGATAGCGTCGACCTGACGCTCACCGACGACACCGCCGGCGAGACCGAGGACACCGTCTCGGTGAGTGCCAGCGGCGACACTGCCAGCGGGACGGATCGGCTGGTCGCTACCGGCGACGACGGCTCCGGGAACGACTACACCGTCGAACTGGTCGTCACCGACGCGGACGGGGCGTCCTCGTCGGATACCGCGACGGTTAGTGAGACCGAGGACACCGGCGGAGACACCGCGCCGGCCATCGATCAGTTCGCGGTTGGAAACAGTTCGAACGGCGGCTGGGCTCGCTTCGAGGTCGACTGGGCGGTCTCGGACGCCGACGGCGACCTCTCGACGGTGGATCTCGTCATGGAACAGAACGGCTCGACGGTCGATTCCGCCAGCGAGAGCGCGAGCGGATCGAGCGCGTCCGGCACCACCCGCCTGGAGGACAAGAAGGGGTCGGGCAGTTACGACATCACCCTGACCGTCACCGACGCGGCGGGTAAGACGAGCACGCAGACGAAGACCGTCACCGCGTAGAACATCGTCGACCCCCGTCACTGTTTCTTCGGAATGGTATTGCGGATGGTGAAGAACCGTACCGGTAGCTCTTGCACAGGTGAAGGGGGTCAGTGCAGTATCATCGTCGCTTCCGTCGCGTGATGTATCCCTATTGTCACTGTGAAACCGCCAGCAGGCGTCCGCTCGCCAGCGTACGCGAACCAGTCAATTAGAAAATATAATTAGGAAATAGCTAGTGGTTATGTTGTTATATGGTTACCAAAATCTGCCGCTATCGACTCGCCGTCGTGGGAAATTGAACGTGCGTTTATTTGTGTTTTTGGCTGAGATATTCACGAACGTCTACCGAATCAGGTAATAGTTGAAGAGTGAAAAAATATTAAAATACGATGGTATTGTGCTGGTGGGTAGGCGCATGCTGTGTTCGAACGTACCACGCGGCCGGAACGTCGGACGACCGGCACCGGGAGGGCGGCGGACGTGACGACGCGGTCGGGTCGAAAGGAGCGACGGGCCGAACCCGATAGTCGGTTCGAGTCGGTGGGCGAGCGCGGGTCCTGTGACCTGCGCGAGGTATCGCGGGCGGACGTGTCGGGCGAACGGGCGCCGTGCGCCGGGAGCAATCCATGCCAGCAGAATCACCAACACGACGAACGGTACTCAGAACCGCCGCGGCCGGCGCGGCTGCAACGGGCTTCGCTGGAACAGCACTTGCCGAACCGACCGGACGCACACTCGTCGGGCTCCAGCCCGGCAGCGACGCCTCGGTCGCGACCACCCAGGCAGAGTCGGTCCACCGGGAACTCGACTTCGGCGACATCGGCAGGGTCGTCGCCGGGACCTTCTCGGACAACGCCATCTCGGCGCTACAGAACAACCCGAACGTCAGGTACGTCGAGAAGGAGGGCCGTATGCACGCGCTGGCTCAGGACGTGCCCTACGGCATCGACATCGTCGAGGCCGACGTCGCCCACGACAACGGCGAGACGGGCGCCGGGGCGGACATCGCCATCGTCGACACCGGTATCGACCAAGATCACCCTGATCTGCAGGCGAATCTCGGAAACGGCGCCGACTTCACTGGCACCGGATCGTGGGACGACGACAACGGTCACGGCACCCACTGTGCCGGCATTGCCAACGCGGACGACAACACCGAAGGCGTCGTCGGCGTCTCGACGGAGGCGACTCTTCACGCGGCGAAGGTACTCGACAGCGGCGGGGGCGGCAACTTCTCCGATATCGCGGCTGGCGTCGAGTGGGTCGCCAACCAGGGCTACGACGTGGCCTCGCTCTCCCTCGGTGGGTCGACGGGCAGCTCGGCGCTGGAGGACGCCTGCCAGTACGCGACCAACAACGGCGTGCTGGTCGTCGCCGCCGCCGGCAACGACGGCGAGTGCTCGGATTGTGTGAGCTACCCGGCGGCTTACGACACGGTGATGGCGGTCAGCGCGACGGACTCGAACGACGATATCGCGTCGTTCTCCTCGACCGGCCCGGAGATCGATATCGCCGCACCTGGTGCGGGCGTCTACTCGACGTACAACGACGGGGGATACACCAGCCTCGACGGGACCTCGATGGCGTGTCCGCACGTCGCCGGTGCCGGTGGACAGTTGATGGCCAACGGCTACTCGAACACCGACGCACGCCAGCAGTTGACGAACACGGCCGACGACATCTGTCGGTGTTCGGATGACGCTGGCGCCGGCCGTCTCAACGTCGCCGCGGCGCTCGGGCTCCAGTCACCCTCGAACTGCAGCGGGACGACGGAGTGTCAGAACGATAGTGGCGGCGGTGGCGGTTGTTTCATCACGACCGCCACCGCCGGCGAGGGCCCGACGCTCGACTCGCTGCGTCGGTTCCGCGACGAGTCGATGGCGGCGACACCGGTCGGTCGCGGCATGGTCGGGCTCTACTACCGGATCAGTCCGCCCATCGCCGACACACTGGAGCGCCACCCCGAAAGCCTGACGACGCGGGCGACCCGGAAGATCGTCGACGTGTGCGCGTCGCTGTCAGATCGGCAGGACGAGACCGACTCGCCCGTCGAGAGCGCGTCGCTCGGCGTCACGCTCACGGCGCTGTACATGGTCGGGATCACGGTCGGTGCCAGTGGGCACTTCGGCATCCGGATGCGAGAACAGCTCGATCGCACGGAGTGATCGGCCACTACTGGCCGAGCTTTTCGCGAGAGATAGAGACGCCGGTCGGCGTGACGATGATCTGGTCGTCGCCCTTCTGGACGATGTCGCCGCCGACCTCCTGGACGACCTGCCGGAGCTCGTCTAGAACGTGTTCGACGGTTTTGTCCTGCGTCCGGAGTCTGGTGATGTCTGCGACGACGAGATCGCCGTCGTAGACGGCGTCTTTGATGTCGATCGTGGCCGATTGGCCGTCGATCTCGGCGAAGCGAACGGACATCGTCGCCTCGCCAGGGTCGGCCGCGACGTCGTCGATATTGAGTTCCACGTAGTCCTCGGTCGTTCGCCCGCCGCCGCCACCGAGGATTTTGCTCATGAGGCCCATGGAACACACGTCCGCCGCCGCGAGTATAATACTTACGTCAGACGTACTTTCACCCGCCCATGGCGACGAGCTGGCCGCTGACGCTGGCGGTGTGTTCCACGTAGGCTGGCACATCTCACCACCGACCGTTCGTCGCACAGGTGTCTGCATCGAGGAGTGGGCTGTGGCAGGGGGAGTCGACCGTTGGATACCCACCACGCGCTGGGACGGCGCGTTGCCCCCCGAGTAGATTCTGTTCGAAGGTAGTACTCAGCTTCAACTTTCGATTCAAAACCGATCCGGGAGATATACTTGTCTCCGCTACCTAGCCAGACCATGCACACGCTGGACGAGACCGATCT containing:
- a CDS encoding GrpB family protein, which translates into the protein MVGLERGTVELVTHRECWRGTFEAEANRLQDIAGDRLREIEHVGSTAVEGLPAKPIIDLLGLVDSLETARELVSVLEDHGYEHRPNDDVEDRVFLAKGPETERTHYLSLTTPGSATHREQVAFRDYLRATPSVASRYAELKRELAARYPDDRASYTRGKSDFVESIVDRALDEELED
- a CDS encoding Fic family protein, with protein sequence MDPADFADGPGRIDDYDGLPCHRPASLPPDLTLTEDLLAVYGDAQYALGRLATLERHLENPTLLIAPFVHREAAMSSQVEGTNVTISDIYAHEVGASPKRAAAELADVREAYNYVDAVTHGFERLDEGASIDVELIRTLHEKLLGGVRGEEDRPGELRDVPVYIGAPDDGPDGASFVPASPDYVDLLLEQCLSYLRRGEYPPLIDTALVHYQFEAIHPFRDGNGRLGRLLIMLQLYEAGLLPGPYLYLSAYFKRHGIAYREKLLQVSTDGAYEEWAVFVLDAIAEQAIDAYDCGVALTDLREDYRAKFPSFPTARELVDYVFEQPYLTGPRAVEATGRSKPSVYDAIEALEAEGIVVETTGQERNKVYEAPEVLSVLDSG
- a CDS encoding DMT family transporter, which codes for MNPYALLTAAILSELVGTTALKLSEGFSRPVPSVGVVVGYGLAFYLLSLTLDELPIGVVYATWAALGIVGVAAIGFVAFDDSIDAAGIVGLLLIIAGVYCVNVLSEMSTH
- a CDS encoding TrmB family transcriptional regulator, whose protein sequence is MSGLSELGLSSYEERVYRALLALGSAPARTTAERADVPTGRIYDVLGSLAARDLVASRTDREPTRYVPVDPDEAVDRLLAARRRDLDRREAEYRETAAAVRSELAPVPPIETRFWPTDLGSEAAVTLWEEQARTATDCLRLVVGAPYDTAEWADYAPEVAPAARIDGDVTVRLLLAESVRSTMPDHALADLHDESMALSIRVGPDIPVTYDVVDEEEVSVDIPDPFDPRDRLGVVISREESFVRELAERFDRAWEAATPVPGSQN
- a CDS encoding S8 family peptidase produces the protein MSNDRVSRRTVLRGVGAGAATTALAGKATASSHDEYVVGLARGTGPGVAKEAAASVRREFDFGGVGTAVSGTFSEQARKALENNPNVRYVEANDQMQALAQETPWGIDRVDADVLHDNGETGDGADIAILDTGIDSDHADLQANVAGGKCFADECCGQASGGIGGCDDNSNGCSEPWDDDNDHGTHCAGSADAVDNAEGVVGVSTEANLWAGKVLNGCGSGSYDNIAAGIEWAADQGFDVASLSLGGEASQVVKDACQYAYDNGVLLVAAAGNDGECTDCVGYPAAYEECIAVSATSEDDSLASFSSTGPEVEIAAPGEGVLSTVPTESSSNGLDTFSGTSMATPHVAGAGGQLMASGYTNTEARQQLRDTAEDIGLADNEQGYGLLDAEAAVLGGDGGGGNGAPTVDSLSASEVETDDGDAEFDVDWSVSDADGNLDSVDLTLTDDTAGETEDTVSVSASGDTASGTDRLVATGDDGSGNDYTVELVVTDADGASSSDTATVSETEDTGGDTAPAIDQFAVGNSSNGGWARFEVDWAVSDADGDLSTVDLVMEQNGSTVDSASESASGSSASGTTRLEDKKGSGSYDITLTVTDAAGKTSTQTKTVTA
- a CDS encoding S8 family peptidase, translated to MPAESPTRRTVLRTAAAGAAATGFAGTALAEPTGRTLVGLQPGSDASVATTQAESVHRELDFGDIGRVVAGTFSDNAISALQNNPNVRYVEKEGRMHALAQDVPYGIDIVEADVAHDNGETGAGADIAIVDTGIDQDHPDLQANLGNGADFTGTGSWDDDNGHGTHCAGIANADDNTEGVVGVSTEATLHAAKVLDSGGGGNFSDIAAGVEWVANQGYDVASLSLGGSTGSSALEDACQYATNNGVLVVAAAGNDGECSDCVSYPAAYDTVMAVSATDSNDDIASFSSTGPEIDIAAPGAGVYSTYNDGGYTSLDGTSMACPHVAGAGGQLMANGYSNTDARQQLTNTADDICRCSDDAGAGRLNVAAALGLQSPSNCSGTTECQNDSGGGGGCFITTATAGEGPTLDSLRRFRDESMAATPVGRGMVGLYYRISPPIADTLERHPESLTTRATRKIVDVCASLSDRQDETDSPVESASLGVTLTALYMVGITVGASGHFGIRMREQLDRTE
- a CDS encoding cell division protein SepF, which produces MGLMSKILGGGGGRTTEDYVELNIDDVAADPGEATMSVRFAEIDGQSATIDIKDAVYDGDLVVADITRLRTQDKTVEHVLDELRQVVQEVGGDIVQKGDDQIIVTPTGVSISREKLGQ